From a single Bufo bufo chromosome 9, aBufBuf1.1, whole genome shotgun sequence genomic region:
- the EDEM1 gene encoding ER degradation-enhancing alpha-mannosidase-like protein 1: MRWWSAVLGLLLLRLGLQALRGFIGPGAVRAARSVKSGAAAVCRTSYGRFHLGDEYGRRYSSFPAGLRREMREMARGMFSFGYDNYMRYAFPEDELNPILCRGRGPDTGNPSNLNINDVLGNYSLTLIDALDTLAVMGNASEFQRAVRLVIDTVTFEKDSTVQVFEANIRILGSLLSAHIILTDAQQPFGNMTVYGYDDELLHMAHDLAVRLLPAFENTRTGMPYARVNLQKGVPPDSLNETCTAGAGSLLVEFGILSRLLGDSTFEWVARRAVQALWNLRSNHTGLLGNVVDIQTGQWVGKQSGLGAGLDSFFEYLLKSYILFGEEEDLHMFNEAYRSIQNHLRRGRESCNEGEGDPPLYVNVNMFNGQIMNTWIDSLQAFFPGLQVLKGDIEDAICLHAFYYAIWKRYGALPERYNWQLQAPDVSFYPLRPELVESTYLLYQATKNPFYLHVGMDILLSLEKHAKAECGYATLHHVVDKSQEDRMESFFLSETCKYLFLLFDEENPVHTTGNRYLFTTEGHLIPLDPRFRNKAWKDFFHSEQKTRADPEKLSQTRLRAANGSTNCYRVPAERRYSLPLKSVYMRQIDQMVGLL, encoded by the exons ATGCGCTGGTGGTCGGCGGTGCTGGGGCTGCTCTTGCTGCGGCTCGGGCTCCAGGCTCTGCGGGGTTTCATCGGTCCGGGGGCGGTGCGGGCGGCCAGGTCGGTGAAGTCGGGCGCTGCGGCGGTGTGCCGCACCTCCTATGGGCGCTTCCACCTCGGGGACGAGTATGGGCGCAGGTACAGCTCCTTCCCGGCCGGTCTGCGCCGCGAGATGCGGGAGATGGCGCGGGGGATGTTCTCCTTCGGCTACGACAACTACATGAGATATGCCTTCCCGGAGGACGAGCTGAACCCCATCCTGTGCCGGGGCCGAGGGCCGGACACCGGGAACCC TTCAAATCTTAACATCAATGATGTCCTGGGGAACTATTCTCTTACCCTGATTGATGCCCTGGACACGCTGGCG GTCATGGGAAACGCCAGCGAGTTCCAGCGGGCCGTGCGCCTGGTCATCGACACGGTGACTTTTGAAAAGGATTCCACTGTGCAGGTGTTTGAGGCAAACATCAG GATTTTGGGGAGCCTCCTGTCCGCACACATCATCCTGACAGACGCTCAGCAGCCGTTCGGCAACATGACGGTATATGGTTACGATGATGAACTTCTGCACATGGCGCACGACCTCGCCGTCCGGCTGCTCCCAGCCTTTGAGAACACGAGAACGGGAATGCCTTATGCGAGA GTGAACCTGCAGAAGGGGGTGCCTCCTGACAGCCTGAACGAGACCTGTACCGCAGGGGCTGGATCTCTCCTGGTCGAGTTTGGGATCCTCAGCCGACTCCTCGGAGACTCCACCTTTGAGTGGGTGGCCCGCCGCGCCGTGCAAGCTCTCTGGAACCTCCGGAGCAATCACACGGGTCTTCTGG GCAATGTGGTGGATATACAGACGGGCCAGTGGGTGGGGAAGCAGAGCGGCCTGGGAGCCGGCCTAGACTCCTTCTTCGAGTATCTGCTGAAGTCTTACATCTTGTTTGGAGAGGAGGAAGATTTGCACATGTTCAATGAGGCTTATAGAAGCATCCAGAACCACCTGCGGAGGGG ACGAGAATCCTGCAATGAAGGTGAGGGCGACCCTCCGCTGTACGTCAACGTGAACATGTTTAATGGGCAGATCATGAACACTTGGATAGACTCTCTCCAGGCTTTCTTCCCTGGCCTGCAG GTCTTGAAAGGAGACATAGAAGATGCAATTTGCCTCCACGCCTTTTACTATGCAATCTGGAAGCGCTATGGAGCTCTGCCCGAGAGGTACAACTGGCAACTGCAGGCGCCAGACGTCTCCTTCTACCCACTCAGACCAGAACTGGTGGAGTCCACCTACCTCCTCTATCAG GCCACCAAGAATCCTTTTTACCTGCACGTTGGAATGGATATTCTGCTGAGCCTGGAGAAGCATGCCAAGGCaga GTGCGGTTATGCGACGCTGCACCATGTGGTGGACAAGTCCCAGGAGGATCGCATGGAGAGTTTCTTCTTGAGCGAAACATGCAAATATTTGTTCTTG CTGTttgatgaagaaaatccggtgcaCACGACGGGGAACAGATACCTCTTCACCACCGAGGGGCATCTCATCCCGCTGGACCCTCGTTTTAGGAACAAAGCCTGGAAAGATTTCTTCCACTCTGAGCAGAAGACACGAGCTGACCCCGAGAAGCTGTCCCAGACCAGGCTGAGAGCGGCCAACGGCAGCACCAAC TGTTACAGAGTTCCTGCGGAGCGCAGATACTCCTTACCCCTGAAGAGCGTCTACATGCGGCAGATCGATCAGATGGTCGGCCTCCTTTAG